Part of the Triticum urartu cultivar G1812 chromosome 2, Tu2.1, whole genome shotgun sequence genome, GCCCGGCTTGATTTACGGAATAATTCCTTCTCCGGCGAGCTGCCACATGGTGTTCGGCGGTGGCAGAAGCTAACACAGCTCGACCTTGCCCATAACCGTCTCACCGGGAACATCCCGCCGGAGCTCGGGGAGCTCCCTGTGCTGAATTCGCTTGACCTGTCCAACAACGAGTTCACCGGCGGCGTGCCTGTGCAACTGGAGAGCCTTAAGCTGAGCATGTTCAACCTGTCCAACAACCGGCTCGCCGGCAATTTGTCTCCTCTGTTCTCCGGCGACATCTACGATGACAGCTTCTTGGGCAACCTAGCCCTCTGCCGAGGCGCATGCTCCGGTGCGCGGAGAGCAGCCGCCCGCCGCCACAGCCTCGTCGGGAGCGTCGAGTCCGTGCTCACCTTTGCCGTCGTTATACTCATCCTTGGCGTCGCGTGGTTCTGGTACAAGTACCGGAGccagagccagcacaagaagcgCGGCGAGGAGCCCGGCGATAGCAAGTGGATAGTCACGTCGTTCCACAAGGTGGAGTtcgtggaggaggacctcctgaGCTGTCTCGACGACGAGGACAACGTGGTCGGCACGGGCGCGGCGGGCAAGGTGTACAGAGCCGTCCTCGGGAACGAGGATGTCGTGGCCGTCAAGAAGCTGCGGGCCGTCGGCGGCGCCGCCGCAGCGAGGAAACACAAGGACGGCATGACGGACACCTTCGAGGCGGAGGTGGCGACGCTGGGCAGGATCCGGCACAAGAACATCGTGAAGCTGTGGTGCTGCCTCCGCAGCGGTGACCGCGGCCTGCTGGTCTACGAGTACATGCCCAACGGCAGCCTTGGCGACCTCCTCCACGGCGGCAAGGGAGGCCTGCTGGACTGGCCGATGCGGCGCAGGATCATGGTCGACGCGGCCGAGGGGCTCTCCTACCTCCACCACGACTGCGCGCCGCCGATCGTGCACCGGGACGTCAAGTCCAACAACATCCTGCTGGACGCCGAGTTCGGcgccaagatcgccgacttcgGCGTCGCCCGGGTCATCGACGACAACCGCGGCGGCCCCAGCGCCGTGTCAGCCATCGCCGGCTCGTGCGGCTACATCGCTCCCGGTGAGCCGCCAACGGTTCTTTATCCCGGACTCTACTAATTTGCCGATGAACTGATGACCGTGATCTGAACTGTAGAGTACTCGTACACGCTGCGCATCACGGAGAAGAGCGACGTGTACAGCTTCGGCGTGGTGATGCTGGAGCTGGTGACCGGCAAGAGGGCCGTGGGGCCGGAGCTCGGCGACAAGGACCTGGTGAGGTGGGTGCGCGGCGGCGTCGAGCGCGAGGGGCTGGACTCGGTGCTGGACCCGAGGCTCGCCGGCGAGTCGTGCTCCTGCAGGGACGAGATGCGCAGGGTGCTCGGCGTGGCTCTGCTCTGCGCGTCCAGCCTCCCGATCAACCGGCCTTCGATGAGGTCCGTCGTGAAGCTGCTCCTCGATGTCAGCAGCAAGCCCGCCGTGTTGGTGGAGGAGAAGGAAGCTCTTGGCGTGTGATTGATGCATGGCAATGGCATGTCTCATAAAGCAGGATAATGGTAATAATTTGATAGTGGCTCACTTGGTTAGCATCGCCACACTTGCTTACGCATGCAGAATACACATAGGTGTGAAATCTTAATGCAGCTTAACTAGCCAGCAGGTGACTCCATTGGCGAGGCCTAGGGCATGGACAATGCATAGCCTCAGGATGATGCCTCACATGCCATGTAGGATCGGATGACAGAAAAAGTAGGTTTGGAACAGGAAGCAGaatcttcttcatgaggcgggtGCTTAGAGAGAAAAGTGTGGTCCAGTGCATGAAGTTGAAAAAAGTTGAAGTGAAGAGGAAGGATGCATGTGTAGTGAGAATCACTTTTTATTTTTGGATGAGGCCCACTAATAGTAGCTTGCattggggagaaaaaatcaacACATATATCTCAAATTACTTTTTATCATGAGACATCTGTATTCGTATGCCATCATTATACATGTCTAAAAAACTCTTGAGTTTGTAACATGagtatttttcttttttttgttgcTGCTGTGACGGCAGATAGATCCGTATGTATGGCAGGCTTGGACAAAAAAGTGACAGTCTAGCATTGTACTGACGGAGTGGAGCACACTATTCAGTTGTGGTGGAAAGCTGAAAGAGAACAAGTAGGAGTAGCTCATTGTGCAGAGGCGG contains:
- the LOC125535755 gene encoding receptor-like protein kinase HSL1, which gives rise to MTALLLCLLLLLLANAAAAAAPLPADFTRLLAAKAVLSDPASALAAWDPSLPPSLSPCRWPHVLCRSSADPAIASLLLSNLSLAGAFPTQLCSLRSLLRLDLSYNSLAGPLPPCLAALPNLRHLDLAGNAFSGEVPSSYGAGFASLATLSLAGNDLSGEFPAFLANVSSLEELLLAYNPFAPSSLPDAFADGLPRLRVLWLAGCCLVGRIPSSIGGLRSLVNLDLSTNNLTGEIPESIGRLENLVQIELYKNNLSGRLPGGMGGLKKLRFLDAAMNRLSGEIPADLFLAPRLESLHLYENELSGPVPSTLDKAPALNDLRLFTNRLVGELPPEFGKNCPLKFLDLSDNQISGRIPATLCSAGKLEQLLILNNELSGSIPQELGQCRTLTRVRLPNNWLSGAVPPGMWGLPHLYLLELAGNALSGTVGPAIALAHNLSQLLISDNHFAGVLPAHIGSLTRLVELSAANNQFSGPLPATLADVSTLARLDLRNNSFSGELPHGVRRWQKLTQLDLAHNRLTGNIPPELGELPVLNSLDLSNNEFTGGVPVQLESLKLSMFNLSNNRLAGNLSPLFSGDIYDDSFLGNLALCRGACSGARRAAARRHSLVGSVESVLTFAVVILILGVAWFWYKYRSQSQHKKRGEEPGDSKWIVTSFHKVEFVEEDLLSCLDDEDNVVGTGAAGKVYRAVLGNEDVVAVKKLRAVGGAAAARKHKDGMTDTFEAEVATLGRIRHKNIVKLWCCLRSGDRGLLVYEYMPNGSLGDLLHGGKGGLLDWPMRRRIMVDAAEGLSYLHHDCAPPIVHRDVKSNNILLDAEFGAKIADFGVARVIDDNRGGPSAVSAIAGSCGYIAPEYSYTLRITEKSDVYSFGVVMLELVTGKRAVGPELGDKDLVRWVRGGVEREGLDSVLDPRLAGESCSCRDEMRRVLGVALLCASSLPINRPSMRSVVKLLLDVSSKPAVLVEEKEALGV